One genomic window of Microtus ochrogaster isolate Prairie Vole_2 chromosome 21, MicOch1.0, whole genome shotgun sequence includes the following:
- the Hapln2 gene encoding hyaluronan and proteoglycan link protein 2 isoform X2 has translation MPSRIPLQALCCVLVPWAFTTFHQALGNPAPHPGPHYLLLPIHEVIHSRRGATATLPCVLGTSPPSYKVRWSKVEPGELRETIILITNGLHARGYGHLGGRASMRRGHRLDASLVIKNVRLEDEGRYRCELINGIEDESVALTLRLEGVVFPYQPSRGRYQFNYFEAKQACEEQDGRLATYSQLYQAWTEGLDWCNAGWLLEGSVRYPVLNARAPCGGHGRPGIRSYGPRDRSRDRYDAFCFTSALAGQVFFVPGRLTLSEAHAACRRRGAVVAKVGHLYAAWKFSGLDRCDGGWLADGSVRFPITTPRPRCGGLPDPGVRSFGFPRPQQAAYGTYCYAEK, from the exons ATGCCAAGTCGGATCCCTCTCCAAGCACTCTGCTGCGTCCTTGTCCCCTGGGCATTCACCACCTTTCACCAAGCCCTGGGGAACCCGG CCCCCCATCCGGGTCCCCACTACCTTCTGCTCCCCATCCACGAGGTCATTCACTCTCGTCGTGGGGCCACGGCCACACTGCCCTGCGTCCTGGGCACCTCGCCTCCCAGCTACAAGGTACGCTGGAGCAAAGTGGAGCCCGGGGAGCTCCGAGAAACGATAATCCTCATCACCAATGGACTGCACGCCCGAGGCTACGGGCACCTGGGAGGCCGGGCCAGCATGCGGAGAGGGCATCGACTGGACGCCTCCCTGGTCATCAAGAACGTGCGCCTGGAGGACGAGGGCCGGTACCGCTGCGAGCTCATCAATGGCATCGAGGACGAGAGCGTGGCACTGACCCTGCGCCTGGAGG GTGTGGTGTTTCCGTACCAACCCAGCCGGGGCCGCTACCAGTTCAATTACTTCGAGGCGAAGCAGGCGTGCGAGGAGCAGGACGGACGCCTGGCCACTTATAGTCAACTGTACCAGG CGTGGACCGAGGGGCTGGACTGGTGCAACGCCGGCTGGCTGCTGGAGGGCTCGGTGCGCTACCCTGTGCTCAACGCGCGCGCCCCGTGTGGCGGTCATGGGCGGCCAGGCATCCGCAGCTACGGGCCCCGCGATCGCAGCCGTGACCGCTACGACGCCTTCTGCTTCACTTCGGCGCTGGCAG GCCAGGTGTTCTTCGTGCCCGGGCGACTGACGCTCTCTGAAGCCCACGCGGCGTGCCGGCGGCGGGGAGCTGTAGTAGCCAAGGTCGGGCACCTCTATGCTGCCTGGAAGTTCTCGGGGCTGGATCGGTGCGATGGAGGCTGGCTGGCGGATGGCAGCGTTCGCTTCCCCATCACCACGCCGCGGCCGCGCTGCGGGGGCCTCCCTGACCCCGGGGTGCGCAGCTTCGGTTTCCCCCGGCCCCAGCAGGCGGCCTACGGAACCTACTGCTATGCCGAGAAGTGA
- the Hapln2 gene encoding hyaluronan and proteoglycan link protein 2 isoform X1, protein MRKGEGGASEPPGKLLGTRSEWALGAGRIRGLPLWPLCSAPHPGPHYLLLPIHEVIHSRRGATATLPCVLGTSPPSYKVRWSKVEPGELRETIILITNGLHARGYGHLGGRASMRRGHRLDASLVIKNVRLEDEGRYRCELINGIEDESVALTLRLEGVVFPYQPSRGRYQFNYFEAKQACEEQDGRLATYSQLYQAWTEGLDWCNAGWLLEGSVRYPVLNARAPCGGHGRPGIRSYGPRDRSRDRYDAFCFTSALAGQVFFVPGRLTLSEAHAACRRRGAVVAKVGHLYAAWKFSGLDRCDGGWLADGSVRFPITTPRPRCGGLPDPGVRSFGFPRPQQAAYGTYCYAEK, encoded by the exons ATGAGGAAAGGTGAGGGTGGTGCCAGTGAGCCCCCAGGAAAGCTTCTGGGGACTAGGTCTGAGTGGGCACTTGGGGCAGGGAGGATAAGAGGCCTGCCACTGTGGCCCCTCTGCTCAGCCCCCCATCCGGGTCCCCACTACCTTCTGCTCCCCATCCACGAGGTCATTCACTCTCGTCGTGGGGCCACGGCCACACTGCCCTGCGTCCTGGGCACCTCGCCTCCCAGCTACAAGGTACGCTGGAGCAAAGTGGAGCCCGGGGAGCTCCGAGAAACGATAATCCTCATCACCAATGGACTGCACGCCCGAGGCTACGGGCACCTGGGAGGCCGGGCCAGCATGCGGAGAGGGCATCGACTGGACGCCTCCCTGGTCATCAAGAACGTGCGCCTGGAGGACGAGGGCCGGTACCGCTGCGAGCTCATCAATGGCATCGAGGACGAGAGCGTGGCACTGACCCTGCGCCTGGAGG GTGTGGTGTTTCCGTACCAACCCAGCCGGGGCCGCTACCAGTTCAATTACTTCGAGGCGAAGCAGGCGTGCGAGGAGCAGGACGGACGCCTGGCCACTTATAGTCAACTGTACCAGG CGTGGACCGAGGGGCTGGACTGGTGCAACGCCGGCTGGCTGCTGGAGGGCTCGGTGCGCTACCCTGTGCTCAACGCGCGCGCCCCGTGTGGCGGTCATGGGCGGCCAGGCATCCGCAGCTACGGGCCCCGCGATCGCAGCCGTGACCGCTACGACGCCTTCTGCTTCACTTCGGCGCTGGCAG GCCAGGTGTTCTTCGTGCCCGGGCGACTGACGCTCTCTGAAGCCCACGCGGCGTGCCGGCGGCGGGGAGCTGTAGTAGCCAAGGTCGGGCACCTCTATGCTGCCTGGAAGTTCTCGGGGCTGGATCGGTGCGATGGAGGCTGGCTGGCGGATGGCAGCGTTCGCTTCCCCATCACCACGCCGCGGCCGCGCTGCGGGGGCCTCCCTGACCCCGGGGTGCGCAGCTTCGGTTTCCCCCGGCCCCAGCAGGCGGCCTACGGAACCTACTGCTATGCCGAGAAGTGA